The DNA sequence GAGCAAATCCCAACCTCGACTCGAAGCTAGGATCCACCCAATGGGTTAGCAACGAGGTGACACCATCTTTACCATAGACGTTGTGACGACCACCACCAGATATGTTAACACCAACACAATTGTTAAGCCGACACAATTGACAACTACATCAACATCGATATAAATGTAAAACGACATAAGACGCACAATAATAAGATCGACAACATATTCCTAATAAAAACAAGTGACATCGTAATGAGAACGAACCTTATTATTATCGAAAACAACCAAGCAAATGTATCAACATTAACACCAATGACACCACCATTTGCCACCACTGATTAAACATtcaaattatcttttatcatttatttttatattttcatagaTAAAACTAACATCGTTAAGATAAatattcactttcataattataaagatatcaatataattttttaaaatataataatcaaaataataaaaataactaattataaaaaataatctataattaacactATATTTGATAAATTGATAAATCGACTAAAATCCTCAACAATAAAACACAGGAAAAGCTCAAGTAAGACGAATATGTTTTGTTACAAAGTAGAAGTTCAAATCCTAGCTGGAAGTGGAAGAAAAGGTCCCCCAAATAGGAAGGATGCGGAAATCACATTGTCTCAGCTATGATCAGGTGATGACCCACAGCATAATTCCTTCGAAAGCTACATCACTCGTGCATTAACTTCAACTTCTGCTAATAGTTATAAGATTTATCACCTAAAAGGAAAACATGCATTCCTTCCTCGTAGTCTGCAGTGCATCATTGGTAATGTTCAGAACCATGATGGCTGCATGATGCTTACCAGAAAACATATCTACATTATAGGGATGACACAAATTTCTAGCTACCCAAACTAACATCCAAGTTTGTTGCAACATCCACGCTCTAACATACATATGTTACATAATGTGGCTGCAAACAGCAAAAGTTAGCATGAATGTAGAAAACCCTTGCAAGTTCAAGTGCAGACAGTCTTCAGCCTCTTTGCAGCCTGCACAAATCCTACAATAACCTGCAACTCATCCAATTGCTTCAGGATAAACAACAAGCAATTGGGTTCACAGAATCCATTGTCAACTTTTCCGGTTTTtcgataaaatttattattacaaATGCACACACACGAAAATACTAGACTTGCCTGTGACATAAAATGCCTCTGGACTACATCAATTAGTTGCTCCTTAGAAGGGTTAGGACTGGCATCCACCTGATGCAGACCGAAAGCACGTGAGTTAGATAAAACAAAGAAAAGGATATGCTGGAAGAAAAAATCATCATATCGGCGCCAACAAGAGAAATCTGATACATATAAAAGTTAACCACGAAAAGATTGCGTAAAGATTAACTTACAAGATTAAAATGACGCCAATATCTCCATAATGCTCTTGTTTCTAGCTTGCTCAGGTCAACTTTCTGCACCAACCACAGAGAGAATCTCTTCATTAGTAACACCAAGGTACATTTTAAGTGATCCTGACATTAAGTTTGCACACCAAAGCAACCCAAAGGATAACAATCGACAATGGCACAACCCAGAAACACTCGTAAGGCATTCTATAATATGTCAGGTAACAAGACCCAAATGCTGAATCATGTCTAATAGAGCCAGCCCATAACACTGTTCACACTGCAGTTGTTCATATAAACTTACAGTTATACTCCTGGAAGATGTAACAGATCCCTTCGAATGTGAGTCACAAGACAGAGACCGGCTCAAGGATTTGTTAGACGATCCCTTGTGATGCCTAACCCTTGACTTATGTGGCTTTTGCAATTGCATATCATAAGACACTGCAAGAAGTGATtgcgaaaaaaaattaaatatgatgAAACCATGCCAGGAGCGCTGATCAAAGTAGTAATAGGTGCCTTTATACAAGCATATTCCATCTCAGCAACAATGATACTTTATTATAAAAGAAACTTCCAATATATCAGGATGTACTAACAAAACATGGATTTTTCACAGCCTGGTTCATAAGTGCATTCCtattttcaaagaaaaaaaactataaaaaagTGCTGAAAtgcaaaattgattttttttactaattgaaaCTTGACTTTGGATATATTTAGCTAATGAAAGAGTATTTTAACACATATATGGAAAGTAGGTTGTGTAAGTTATGTACATCAGTAACATGTAGCCTCATAATTGAACCTACTAGCAAATCGAGTCAGGGAATATCCTTCAAAGTTACTTAAAGACCACATGGTCATCTTAAAATAAAACCGCAGCATAATACTTAGTGTATTATCGTGTTTCTGAAGAACATGGATATATACTATCAATCTCAAAAACAGTTTCTACATAATCATGCTCTAGTGTACTACAACAACACTTACTCTATTACAATGAGGAAAAAAGAGACTCAGATTCAATAATGAAGTTGCACTTCTATAGAAAGTCCAAAAGAAAATGACAAAATTATATGTATATCATTCCAAAATTAGTATCTTTGGTATTTGCCCATCTAAATTGAAGTTTATCATATGTCCTAACAAAACTCAAAAACATGCAGATATATCATTATGGTTGATCTCCATTAGTCAGACCGTTTTCATAAAAATGTTAAAACTCCAATCAACATTGCtacctcttaaaaaaaaaattatatacctCCTAAATTAGTAGTTTTTGTATATATTCATTAAATTTAAGTAAGGAAATCAGAAGGTGAGAATGTAATTCATTTAAATTAAGTTTAGGAATTGAGGAGGTGAAAATGTAATGGGTATTTtagttattaaaaaatttaatacttTTTTTGAACTCATTGGTAACCCTGGTCAACAATGGCTAACCTGAGTTTATTAGAGGAATGCTAACAGGTGTAGCACATTTGGAAGAATTAAATTTGAAGAATATATGGAATAACTAAATATTTGAAGGGATATATATGCCACCTTAAAATTTGAAGCTAATATGCTATATAGGAACTCCTAAAGGATAGATATGAAGAAACCCAAAATTATCAAAATTTGTAAATACAATTTAGTCTTTGACCAGTCAGTCAGCAACATACAACAATTGTTGGAAAGACGAATCTTTTCCTACTCGCTGCAATATATAACAGTTATTTGGAAGCCATATCCTGTGACACAGTTACAAATTCCCTCTTATATAAAGCACAGAAGGCCAAAGAATGGGGAAAAGGAAGACCAGGGCAAAACTGAACAAACAAACAACTTAGCTACTTAACGCAAGAAGATGTAGTTAATACATGATCTTGTGGAGAAATTGAAACCATCAGCTTGTTCGACCTAAAAGATAATACAGATCACTATACCTCCTGAATTGGTCCTACATAATCGATGGTTGGTAAATGGTACGTTTTTAATTGAAGaaaggaaataaaaaatataattgataCAGACTTGACCAATAGTAAGCTTacccatatctgaaccattccatTGCATGTTGTCACATTCAGTCTCATCATCGTCCTCATGGCCAGTAGGGGCTTCAATCACACTGAGAGCATTTCTTTGCAGTTTCACTTCAATACCATTAGTAAGAACCTGAAATTTCATGGGAAATAATTAGAATTATATTACTTCATACTAAAACACAGAATGTGATATCTATCACATGATTTCATCTAAGCTGACCACAATTAGGAAGAAAAGAATAGATACATAAACTAACTACAAATCTAGAGAACAACGATCAAGACCACAATATGCCACTACGTGTTGCAAGCATTCATTCAAGACACAAAACCATGAGTGCAGAGCCATCACAAGGTTTCACTACCTCATGCATGTAACAAACATGCTGAGGACAGCAGTGCAGTCAATTTTGTAAATACGAATAAAAGCTCTACAGGGGGACATACCCCGTGCATCTAGGGAGGGTCAATGCAGGGTCTAGGAATGGTCAATGTATGTAGCCTTATCTCTAAATATAGAGAAGTCTTTTTCGTAACTCGAACCTGGTCTCCCAGGTAGCAAATGATCAAACTTAGAGTAAAAGCTTTAAGCTAAACTGAACAATAGTTCAGTCTGCAACCCTGAAAGATAGGGAGTAGGCCTTCATGTCCTGCTGAGCATCAGAACTACTAATAAACAATAATGTTTTCTCCATAAAACATCATGCATCTTCAGTCAAGTAATTAATCCAGTTCATTTTCCATTTTGACAACTATGCCAGCAAAAGTAGATTCATCCTAAGAGAACAAATATGCATAAGAACAGGATCATGCAAACAAAGCAGCAGAAAAATCAGATTACAATGATCAGATAATTTTCAGAAATTTCTACCTGAGTTCATTCAGATTTGGTGTATAATGCACTCAGATGGATGATATCAGTAGCAATTAAAACTTGCAAATTTGGGCACATAAAATCCAAAGTAATGCAGGAAAAAAAGATTAATTTAGGGTCCATATAAGGAATACTGATGAAAAATTAGCAAGaagcatatattatatataatgtaagggaccaaaaaagaaagttcagatcaaagaatatttatatcaaatgaatattgaattaataaatttaattaaaaaatacaaTTCCTACGAAATAAGAAACTAATTTCTATATAAAAAAGTCAAACTCTTTTtcgtttccttttctttctctgcCCAACCACAAGAACTGACTTATCATTACACTAAACCTCAGATCTACCAAAAACAGAAAAAATGTCGTTATAGCATTTGAGAAACCAATCGTCATTAACCAATTACACCTTTCAAAGTTCCATATCTACTAACACAAACCACTAATCTGCTGAGAatgtaatgaaaaaaaaaaaaaaagcggaaGAAAATTCACCATAAGTGCCGTCCACATTTAAAGCCAACAGAGCATTTTTCTATTATAATTACTAAGATCGAAGAAAATTAACAACATCTTAGATAAAATAGAAATGTTAAAGAGACGAAGCAGTAAAATTTTATTAGAGAACTTTCGCATGCAGAAACCGAAAGATTGCAAAAATGATACAAACAAATTTAAGTTATATAAGAACCCTAATCTTTCGATCAAACTCCACCTTAAATCACTAAATCTGTAATTGCCTACATAAATGCAGCTTTAATTACAAGAAAAGAAGAGGCAAACAGAAACGATCATTTTCATTATCAGAATCCACACGGTCAAACTGTCCTTTTCTTACTActagaaaacaagaaaaagaccCATCAATTCGAACTCTAGATACATTAAATTGGACCACATTGCACAATTAAAACGCAAAAAAAGGAAACCCCAATGTTGTAGGGACTGAAACCCTAGAAAATTCAGCACCAACACCACTGAAAATCTCCGAAAAGAACAATCTTTCCTTGCAGAGAAGCCCAGAATCCAACCGGGAACGAGCAAATAACGCAATTTACCAGCCAATGCCATCCGCCGAGACCGACGGCCTTCTTGACGACCCCCTGGAGACCGACGAGAACCGATTTGGTGCGGTTGTTGCCGGTCACGACCACCTTAGTGTGCCGCGGAAGCACCGATAGCTCCTCCTCGCTGCTCTCCCCGCAGCCCTGTTGGCATCCGCCGCTCATCGCCAGCATTAATTACCCCTCCCGCTCCCCCCGCTCCCCTCCACCTCAACTTTCACCAGAAAGTGTCGGAAAAATCCAAGGAATCAGATCCAGGCGCCAAATTGGATGCGGCGATCGAGCATTGCGATAAAAGGTTGGAATTTTGGAAGCAATTAGAGAGAATTTGGTGGGAATTATTTGAAAGAGATTGACGGTGTCGGAGTGTGCGTGAGCGAGTTTTCTTTTCGCTCATCGTCTTTTCTCACCTTTTATCGTGTGCGTCTCTTTCGGGGCCATGAATCCCGACGACCACTGTAGAACCAATGGAGTACTGCCACGTATAGCAGGGGCGTGGTGAACCCGGCGCTCCTCGGATTCGAAGATAGCGGTTACGGAGGACGAGCGTTATATTTCTAAAATGACGATTTTACCCCATACCTCTTCTGGTTCGAACCCGCTTGACTTATTATTATCTGTTTAAAATTTTTagctgtattttatattttttatatttcattttAGTATATAAATTTTTGAATAACCGATTTGGATAAGAAATGTATCGAAGATCTTTTGTCAACGAATAAGCGCTCAACAATAAGATGcagtattatttatttatatataaataatatatattatttataatttttatttgagaACAACGACgaagcaaaagattcacatataTGTAATGGATGGTGATGATGTCAATATGGTGGCCTGGCGAGGGTAATAAGGGAAGGAGGAACAGGGGACGGTGACGGAGAAGTCACCGTTAGGTGGGACCCATATGGTGTTGTAAACTTATCTCTCGTCCTCCTTCCACGTGACGGTGGGAGAGGCGTCCGTTTGCGGTTCGTTATACCTTCTTGTCACAAATAATTTAGGACCAGTTTGTTACTCGATCGTTGATTGGCGAGTAGGACGGTGCAATCGGGCCCCACATCTGACGCTTCAGTCGTCATCACAACGGGTACGTCCAAAGTGGATCTCAGGAAAATCACTTATATTCCCCCGTCCGACACCCGCCGTCCAGCCACGAACCCCGGGAAAAAAATATCTACGGGCGGCGCCACTACGGGTTTTCCCGCCACAGCCGTGGAATCTCGACCGTCCATCCTTCGCTTCCCATCCTTCCAGTGTGCGAATAACTTGAAGCCAAATGCATCCCTCATGGAAATAGGAAATGAATGCTTTCTGCTTAGGCATTGATTCATCGAGTGGAAACTCCCAGCACAGAACGCAAAGCAGTAAAGAAGATGATTCAGACATGGATTTGGCATTCAAGCCTCGGCCGTAGGGAATTCCAGTAATGGTAGGTGTTCTCTCATTCAAGGTCTTCATGAAAAGACAAACTGTTTTAATTGGAGCTAGCAATATCCTGACAGGATTCAGCATCATCTTTCAGAAGTGACAAGTTGTTTTGGACTTCTGTCATCTCTCTGAGACATCAAGCACTAAAACACTCCTTTCAAGGCTATCTACTCATCTTATAGTCACAAAGTAGGATCCCAACGTTTCTTCTCGGCAAGATTTGTTGTGTGTTTCATTTTACCGTTCCCTCCCAATGATTTCATCGGTAGCTTCTCATCTCTGACAAGCATGACATTTAGAACCAGCTTTGAGGACTGTAGCCTTTGTTTGGAATCTTAGTTGACACAATAGAAATTTTTTCTTGTAGGCATATTTAAGGCTGTCAGCATGGTGTAAATGAGGCTTTTATATGTTCATGTCAAAGACTATGCATGGTCTCCTTCCTGGTAAAGAAGCTCAATCAATGCAAGAACAGGAAATATGTGACTAGCCACTGTTAAAGCAATAGCATTGAAAGGACAGTTCGATAAACCAAGATACACTGATATATCTCCAAAGTTACAGCATCGCTCAACAAAGTTCAGATCTTTTTCCTCATCATGAAGCTATTCCACTCAATTGGTCACTCAGCTGCAAGGTAAATTTGGCTGAACAAGCTTTGATGCAGTGATGCATATCTGTATCCCTACTCACTCTGCTTCGTCTCGGAGGGAATCAGGGAGCATGGTGTGTCCAAATTTATTATGGTGAGTTGTCCCTTTTCTTTTGGCTTCTACAAGCTTCTTTGAGGACCTACAGCACACTTTATTATGCTCTTGTAAGCAGCATGGGCTTTCATTCTTCGATGTAACTTTTTGAAATAAAGTGACTGGTGATGGAAGCTGCTCCTTTTCTCCACTGAGGTAGCATGGCTTGTGTCACTGGTCTTACCATGTCGCAAACTAGAATCTTTCAGCTTGCGAGGACTCAAAGTAGACCATCCATAAGAGATGAGAAAGACATAAATCTGGCGGCCTGCAGGTTGGTTGGCAAAACCAAGGAGGAGGGTGACAAAAGCAATCAGAGAGACTGAAAATAGAGGAGCTTGTGGAAGGATGTGGGAGAAGAGTGGTGGCTGAGGTACAGAGAGAGAAGGTAGTAGCTTGCCTTGTAATAGGCACTGACCTCAGCTGAAGGCAAACTTTTCACCTTAGTTCTGTTTTATGGGATTTCTCCTGGTGTGCATTGATGGGTGTACTCTGCCCATCTTCTATAACATTGGATGGGATCTTTAGAGCTAGGAAATCACAGCACTAGACCAGAGAGGATGGAAGGATTTCCTGTGTTTTCCCCCATGGAATTGTCAAGATTTGGTGCCACAAGAGACTCTTGCTTCAGTTTAACATATCCCTTTCCTTGTATTATGCTGATCTTTTTTTATTCTGATCTGTTTTATTTGGTTTAAGATACTCCTTTGATGTTATTTCCTTGTTCTTAAGGCTTTTATATCAGTTGTGAAGATTCAAAATCATACAACAAGCATAAGAGaaatgcatttttttttaattgcaaATTCTTATAAAAAAGTAAAGTTGTGAGAAATtcatatgataataataaaaagatagaGACTAATCTCCTGAAAACAAATACTAATTAGAAAGTTGGCTTTTTATTGAAACAGCCAGCTTATACTGATAGACAATGTATTAATTACAGATTCTCAATCACCGGTCCAAATAAATTGACAATTAAAGTATCATAATTCTTGCCAGCTATGTTAGGATCAATTTCACAAAATATGCACAATAATTATTCAGTAACTCCTCAGAAGAAGACCTGATTAGTGAGGGGGTGACATTACAAAACTCAATAATGCATGACACCCTTCTCAAACTAAATCATGTGTTCTAATGGCAATTGTGTGAGCCTCAGTACAAGATGTCCATAAGGTTGATCACTTTGAAGGTCTCTTGAATACAACAATCCTCTTAGCAGTATTAGTAGGACTTGGTTCTCGCAGAATCATTCTTTGGCAGTATCAGAACAGTTCCAACTAGGTTCAGTAGCAGATTACAAGCCTATACCTCTCCCAATTGTCCTGTTACTGTTAAAGAATGGTTCACATGC is a window from the Musa acuminata AAA Group cultivar baxijiao chromosome BXJ2-1, Cavendish_Baxijiao_AAA, whole genome shotgun sequence genome containing:
- the LOC135597997 gene encoding uncharacterized protein LOC135597997 is translated as MLAMSGGCQQGCGESSEEELSVLPRHTKVVVTGNNRTKSVLVGLQGVVKKAVGLGGWHWLVLTNGIEVKLQRNALSVIEAPTGHEDDDETECDNMQWNGSDMVSYDMQLQKPHKSRVRHHKGSSNKSLSRSLSCDSHSKGSVTSSRSITKVDLSKLETRALWRYWRHFNLVDASPNPSKEQLIDVVQRHFMSQQLDELQVIVGFVQAAKRLKTVCT